From a region of the Candidatus Palauibacter polyketidifaciens genome:
- a CDS encoding spondin domain-containing protein, with amino-acid sequence MLHRLLETRMGPLALAVSLAVMAACDGSETAGVRGPDPEPEPPPPAAATTATYRVVFESTWSASTHPTNFPGGAHLSPLIGAVHNAGVTFWVRDGTATPGIESMAETGGTGTLTAEIQAEIPGNALAVVNGSGIRSPGSTTIQAITLREDFPLITLVTMIAPSPDWFVGVSGLSLRDTDGNWIGELEVVLYPYDAGTDSGPDYASANDDTQPREPIHSLRGERPFSDEPIGTFTFTRTDA; translated from the coding sequence ATGCTTCACAGGCTTCTCGAAACCCGGATGGGCCCGCTGGCGCTCGCGGTTTCCCTGGCCGTCATGGCGGCGTGCGATGGTTCGGAGACGGCGGGCGTCCGGGGGCCCGACCCGGAGCCCGAACCGCCGCCCCCGGCCGCGGCGACCACGGCGACGTACCGCGTGGTCTTCGAGTCGACGTGGAGCGCCTCGACGCACCCCACGAACTTCCCCGGCGGCGCACATCTGTCGCCGCTGATCGGTGCGGTGCACAACGCCGGCGTGACCTTCTGGGTCCGGGACGGCACCGCTACGCCGGGGATCGAGAGCATGGCCGAAACGGGCGGCACCGGTACGCTGACCGCGGAGATCCAGGCTGAGATCCCGGGAAACGCACTGGCGGTCGTCAACGGGTCCGGCATTCGCAGTCCCGGAAGTACGACGATCCAGGCGATCACCCTTCGGGAGGACTTCCCGCTCATCACCCTCGTCACGATGATCGCCCCGAGCCCGGACTGGTTCGTGGGCGTGTCCGGCCTGTCGCTGCGTGACACCGATGGAAACTGGATCGGGGAACTCGAGGTCGTGCTCTACCCGTACGACGCGGGGACGGACAGCGGCCCCGACTACGCCTCCGCCAACGACGACACGCAGCCGAGAGAGCCCATCCACAGCCTGCGGGGCGAGCGCCCCTTCTCCGACGAACCCATCGGCACCTTCACCTTCACGCGCACGGACGCGTAG
- a CDS encoding cytochrome b/b6 domain-containing protein, whose amino-acid sequence MEILRTAPNPWGQEVLVGVAWDLLWAAAIAGFLFVVGHHLYVWIMAPKAEKSAVGPAPDIPERVERHSSASRTFHWLMAATMLTLLVTAFFPVIGVQFAWVTIHWIAGIVLTLLIIWHIIHASTKQDFWSVWTGTKEIGQAFQAVGKFLRRQPAKEERSGKYPLDQRAYHNAVTLVSGGVIVTGILMMFGVDTWFWASNPYFLSDSTWGLVFVLHGLCGVGLVTMVIAHIYFAIRPEKRWMTRSMIKGWITREEYLEHYDPDLWKLGTEPAGSELAGGSASSADPDGVVTA is encoded by the coding sequence ATGGAGATTCTCCGCACAGCTCCGAATCCCTGGGGCCAGGAGGTACTCGTCGGCGTCGCCTGGGATCTGCTCTGGGCCGCCGCGATCGCCGGCTTCCTCTTCGTGGTCGGGCACCACCTGTACGTCTGGATCATGGCGCCCAAGGCCGAGAAGAGCGCGGTCGGGCCGGCACCTGACATCCCCGAGCGCGTCGAGCGTCATTCGTCGGCTTCCCGGACCTTCCACTGGCTGATGGCCGCCACGATGCTCACGCTGCTCGTCACCGCATTCTTCCCCGTGATCGGCGTCCAGTTCGCGTGGGTCACGATCCACTGGATCGCGGGGATCGTCCTCACCCTTCTCATCATCTGGCACATCATCCACGCCTCGACGAAGCAGGACTTCTGGTCCGTGTGGACCGGGACGAAGGAGATCGGGCAGGCGTTCCAGGCGGTCGGGAAGTTCCTGCGCCGCCAGCCGGCCAAGGAGGAGCGCTCGGGCAAGTACCCCCTCGACCAGCGGGCCTACCACAACGCGGTGACGCTCGTCTCGGGGGGGGTCATCGTCACGGGAATCCTCATGATGTTCGGGGTCGACACCTGGTTCTGGGCCAGCAACCCGTACTTCCTCTCCGACTCCACGTGGGGGCTCGTGTTCGTCCTGCACGGGCTGTGCGGCGTCGGGCTCGTCACGATGGTCATCGCCCACATCTACTTCGCGATCCGACCCGAGAAGCGCTGGATGACCCGATCGATGATCAAGGGCTGGATCACGCGCGAGGAATACCTCGAGCACTACGACCCCGACCTCTGGAAGCTGGGGACGGAGCCCGCCGGATCCGAGCTGGCCGGAGGGAGCGCGTCGTCCGCGGATCCCGACGGAGTCGTGACCGCTTGA
- a CDS encoding xanthine dehydrogenase family protein subunit M, protein MAVIRDMMPAFELFQPTSVDEALDVLERHDNTWVLAGGLDSMDWFKDRIKRPDVVVELGSVSELTGIRASGDGLEIGAMTSLRDVAASEEVRSRFGILAQAAVEVATPQIRNQGTLGGNLIQDTRCWYYRGGWPCYRAGGNICYAGTPRSMNREHAVTGQSRCVAVNGADTAGALVALGAQMMVRNPGGERVYEAEDFFVGPEIDIQRMTVLQPGDLLTHVRIPGDWAGARFYWEKVRDRKSWDWALASVAAAIVESNGTIERARIAVNGVAPTPVRLTDVEDLIQGMPANDDTGMAAGELATRGFKPLRHNDYKVPLARNLVRRAVRGDAA, encoded by the coding sequence ATGGCCGTGATTCGCGACATGATGCCCGCGTTCGAGCTCTTCCAGCCGACGAGCGTGGACGAGGCGCTGGACGTGCTCGAGCGCCACGACAACACCTGGGTCCTGGCAGGCGGCCTCGACTCGATGGACTGGTTCAAGGATCGCATCAAGCGGCCCGACGTCGTCGTCGAGCTGGGCTCCGTGAGCGAGCTGACCGGCATCCGCGCGAGCGGGGACGGGCTCGAGATCGGCGCCATGACTTCGCTGCGCGACGTGGCGGCGAGCGAAGAGGTGCGGTCGCGGTTCGGAATCCTCGCCCAGGCCGCCGTCGAGGTGGCGACGCCGCAGATCCGGAACCAGGGGACGCTCGGCGGCAACCTCATCCAGGACACCCGCTGCTGGTACTACCGGGGCGGGTGGCCGTGCTACCGTGCGGGCGGGAACATCTGCTACGCGGGGACGCCCCGCTCCATGAACCGTGAGCACGCCGTGACCGGGCAAAGCCGCTGCGTGGCCGTCAACGGCGCGGACACGGCCGGGGCGCTGGTCGCCCTCGGCGCGCAGATGATGGTGCGGAACCCGGGCGGCGAGCGCGTCTACGAGGCCGAGGACTTCTTCGTCGGCCCGGAGATCGACATCCAGCGCATGACCGTGCTGCAGCCGGGAGACCTCCTGACGCACGTGCGCATTCCCGGCGACTGGGCGGGTGCGCGCTTCTACTGGGAGAAGGTCCGCGACCGGAAATCGTGGGACTGGGCGCTGGCCAGCGTGGCCGCGGCGATCGTGGAGTCGAACGGCACGATCGAGCGCGCCCGGATCGCCGTCAACGGCGTGGCCCCGACGCCGGTGCGGCTGACCGATGTCGAGGACCTGATTCAGGGGATGCCGGCGAACGACGACACCGGCATGGCGGCCGGCGAACTCGCCACGCGCGGCTTCAAGCCGCTGCGCCACAACGACTACAAGGTACCGCTCGCGCGGAATCTCGTCCGGCGAGCGGTGCGAGGAGACGCAGCCTAG
- a CDS encoding xanthine dehydrogenase family protein molybdopterin-binding subunit, giving the protein MALIGQDISPPDLRAKVTGRAKYAEDFRAEGMVFAKLLLSPMPHARVRSVDTSRALAMPGVLGILRASEVNQPEAPGEAALTDEPKYVGEPILALAAVDETTAADAIEAIDIDFEPLPFAIDPLDSLRPGGSNARLEGNVMRLGESGREWEDLKWPQAEFDAAEAEGRLPMGEPTDEWDHGDLDAAFADADYVLEDTIVHQSLTHHPMEPRSSMAYWEDGRCYLYGSTQSTQRAHQAIAGQLDLEPDELVFVGQYCGGGFGSKIAGVPIYQVTALLAKKIQRPVMMRINRYEENYIGRARPGFQAWTKMGFRSDGKITGIDLYIIQDHGPYGRSGDYNTAGAVTDLMYQPDAMRFRGLTLYTNTPPRAAQRAPGGAQIVAMLEPLVDKAARELGIDRVEIRKINAPTHDSEFGPQRVTTTSAFVREAIDAGAAQFDWAGKQALSGQRNGTKVTGVGVGLSPYVGGSSGFDGLLLIRPDGKLYIHQGIGNLGTHSMADTARAAADELGLEWEDCAVIWGDSSQHHPYSSVQAGSQTIHAHTRANYAAALDMKRKLQEVAAAALGGSASAYQVGGARVSGPGGSMSFAQAAERAIAMGGEYSGEALPEDINDYTRGSASQLAGQGLMGVARDNFSHEGSTWSWVVGFAVVELDTETGDVRIIDYTGSADCGVVVHPRSLAAQIHGGSVQGFGQARSQKWVFDPKWGVPFAHRLYTARPPGILDVPLSMDWAAAGEPDPQTPIGAKGIGEPPVGAGSAAVTSAIADALGGRCLCRIPLTTDVILAELEGRAQPHALTEIHS; this is encoded by the coding sequence ATGGCGCTAATCGGACAGGACATTTCGCCCCCGGATCTCCGCGCGAAAGTCACGGGACGAGCCAAGTACGCGGAGGACTTCAGGGCCGAAGGCATGGTCTTCGCCAAGCTCCTCCTGAGCCCCATGCCGCACGCCCGCGTGCGCAGCGTGGACACGAGCCGCGCGCTCGCGATGCCCGGCGTGCTCGGAATCCTGCGGGCAAGCGAAGTCAACCAGCCCGAGGCCCCGGGCGAGGCCGCGCTCACGGATGAGCCGAAGTACGTGGGCGAGCCCATCCTGGCGCTGGCGGCCGTGGACGAGACGACGGCGGCGGACGCGATCGAGGCGATCGACATCGACTTCGAGCCGCTCCCCTTCGCGATCGATCCGCTCGACAGCCTGCGGCCCGGCGGCTCGAACGCGCGGCTCGAGGGCAACGTCATGCGCCTGGGGGAAAGCGGGCGTGAGTGGGAGGACCTGAAGTGGCCGCAGGCGGAGTTCGACGCGGCCGAGGCCGAAGGCCGGCTGCCGATGGGCGAGCCGACGGACGAGTGGGACCACGGCGACCTCGACGCGGCGTTCGCCGACGCGGACTACGTGCTCGAGGACACGATCGTGCACCAGTCGCTCACCCACCATCCGATGGAGCCGCGAAGCTCCATGGCCTACTGGGAGGACGGCCGCTGCTACCTCTACGGGTCCACGCAGAGCACGCAGCGCGCCCACCAGGCAATCGCGGGACAGCTCGATCTGGAGCCGGACGAGCTCGTCTTCGTGGGCCAGTATTGCGGCGGCGGCTTCGGCTCGAAGATCGCCGGCGTCCCCATCTACCAGGTCACGGCGCTTCTGGCGAAAAAGATCCAGCGGCCGGTGATGATGCGGATCAACCGCTACGAGGAGAACTACATCGGCCGCGCGCGCCCAGGCTTCCAGGCGTGGACGAAGATGGGTTTCCGCAGCGATGGGAAGATCACCGGGATCGACCTGTACATCATTCAGGACCACGGGCCCTACGGGCGGTCGGGCGACTACAACACCGCGGGCGCCGTGACGGACCTCATGTACCAGCCCGACGCAATGCGCTTCCGCGGCCTCACCCTCTACACGAACACGCCGCCGCGGGCGGCGCAGCGGGCGCCGGGTGGCGCACAGATCGTCGCCATGCTGGAGCCGCTCGTCGACAAGGCGGCGCGCGAACTTGGCATCGACCGGGTGGAAATTCGGAAGATCAACGCTCCCACGCACGACTCGGAGTTCGGGCCACAGCGGGTCACGACGACGAGCGCCTTCGTGCGCGAGGCGATCGATGCGGGCGCGGCGCAGTTCGACTGGGCCGGGAAGCAGGCGCTCAGCGGGCAGCGGAACGGAACGAAGGTCACGGGGGTCGGCGTCGGCCTGAGTCCGTACGTCGGCGGCTCGTCGGGGTTCGACGGGCTCCTTCTCATCCGCCCGGACGGGAAGCTCTACATCCACCAGGGGATCGGGAACCTCGGCACGCACTCCATGGCGGACACTGCGCGGGCCGCTGCGGATGAACTCGGCCTCGAGTGGGAGGACTGCGCGGTCATCTGGGGCGACAGCTCGCAGCACCATCCGTACAGTTCGGTACAGGCGGGAAGCCAGACGATCCACGCGCACACGCGCGCGAACTACGCCGCCGCGCTCGACATGAAGCGGAAGCTGCAGGAGGTCGCGGCCGCCGCCCTGGGCGGCTCGGCGAGCGCCTACCAGGTCGGGGGTGCGCGCGTGAGCGGACCGGGAGGCTCCATGAGCTTCGCGCAGGCCGCCGAGCGCGCCATCGCCATGGGCGGCGAGTACTCCGGTGAGGCGCTGCCGGAAGACATCAACGACTACACGCGCGGCTCCGCCAGCCAGCTCGCGGGCCAGGGGCTGATGGGCGTCGCGCGGGACAACTTCTCGCACGAGGGGTCGACGTGGTCGTGGGTCGTGGGCTTCGCGGTCGTCGAACTCGACACCGAGACCGGCGACGTGCGGATCATCGACTACACGGGGTCCGCCGACTGCGGGGTCGTCGTGCACCCGCGCAGCCTCGCGGCACAGATCCACGGCGGCAGCGTGCAGGGCTTCGGCCAGGCGCGCAGCCAGAAGTGGGTGTTCGACCCGAAGTGGGGCGTGCCCTTCGCCCACCGGCTCTATACCGCGAGACCGCCCGGCATCCTTGATGTGCCGCTCAGCATGGACTGGGCGGCGGCGGGCGAGCCGGACCCGCAGACGCCGATCGGCGCCAAGGGGATCGGGGAGCCCCCGGTCGGAGCCGGGTCCGCGGCGGTCACCTCCGCGATCGCGGACGCGCTCGGCGGGCGCTGCCTGTGCCGGATCCCGCTGACGACGGACGTGATCCTGGCCGAACTCGAGGGCCGGGCGCAGCCGCACGCACTCACCGAGATCCACAGCTAG
- a CDS encoding 2Fe-2S iron-sulfur cluster-binding protein: MSDAEITTETPTGHSRRTFIKGVIATGAVVSSSSHLFRARSLSASATVRASMPRMISLDVNGTSRSVDVMPQETLAMTLRYKLGLTGTKLGCDRAECGACTVLIDGVSHYACSLLTNAVRDRSVTSIEGLESADGTLHPVQQAVIDEGGFQCAFCAPGFIMSMVALTNENPEPTREEAAEALSGNLCRCGDYNKILNSAMRAAEYARRMV; encoded by the coding sequence ATGAGTGACGCCGAGATCACGACCGAGACCCCAACCGGTCATTCCCGCAGGACGTTCATCAAGGGGGTCATCGCGACCGGCGCGGTGGTCTCCTCCTCCAGCCATCTCTTCCGGGCGCGGAGCCTGTCGGCGAGCGCGACCGTGCGGGCGTCGATGCCCCGCATGATCTCGCTGGACGTGAACGGAACGTCGCGTTCGGTGGATGTCATGCCGCAGGAGACGCTGGCCATGACGCTCCGCTACAAGCTGGGCCTCACCGGTACGAAGCTCGGCTGCGACCGCGCGGAGTGCGGCGCCTGTACGGTGCTCATCGACGGGGTCTCGCACTACGCGTGCTCGCTGCTGACGAACGCGGTGCGCGACCGGTCGGTGACGTCGATCGAGGGGCTCGAGAGCGCGGACGGGACGCTGCACCCGGTGCAACAGGCGGTGATCGACGAGGGCGGATTCCAGTGCGCCTTCTGCGCCCCCGGCTTCATCATGAGCATGGTCGCGCTGACGAACGAGAATCCGGAGCCCACGCGCGAGGAGGCGGCCGAGGCCCTCTCCGGCAACCTCTGCCGCTGCGGGGACTACAACAAAATCCTGAACTCCGCCATGCGTGCCGCCGAGTACGCGCGGCGCATGGTGTGA